The window aactttagggatacccaaatcaataggccaaccccttgctcttgaggcttactcttgtgaagcttatgttaggtagcagagaagcttagcctacctataacctaagattacttctggaggacctcttttgttgctcagatggggcttcactctctctaagcccaactctgcacgtGTAGTCATTGCCcttctctctacatgggacataatatccaggagtgaaagtctccattgtggcatgggagatgactctcagggatgagtctgaccctggcaccatgggatcaacaatgccatcctgaccaaaagaggggaaagaagtgtaacaaataaggtatcagtaactgagagagttcaaatagagtcaagaggctactctggaggtcactcttacacaagcttcagttagacattgctacctaacataacttgccaaaccccaatcaaaaccattccagccaataaagaaaagaggaaaaaaaaaagtaacgtGATCTCAACTTTCTGCTATATCCAATgtacacataaaaatatataaaaataacagtaGTTATATCTAAAGTTATGGATGAtgttcatttcctcctttttaatttcccaaattttctacAATGGATATACATTATTTGtataacaagaaataaaatttattcaaaaaaagaaaaattacagtttAATAAGTACAAATAAGTCTTTGAGAAATTATCCCTAATGTATCTAAAAGTTACTACCTTCAACAAGATTTAAATGTTCAACTTTAAATCACTTCTGGGATTACAGTCTCATAGAAGAAAACAAGAGATAATTTTAATTGGCTACCAGAGCCACTGGCAGGTCCTCTGGAAATATGTAGGGCCCTAAGGTTTAAGAGTACCTATGTGGTAAATTGATTACtattgatacatatatataacagaaGTTTCTATTGGgaatgaaagctttttttttttctgctctgtcTCCCTAATCTCTACTAGCAGTCATCTGGGATTGTGGGATACTTTACTGTGGATTCTGTAGCATGGCTATAGCTCAAAAAGAAGGAAGCTAAGAAGTCACCTGATTTTGAGAAAGCACAGCTCCAGTGACATCAGTACGTGaacacaaaaaaaattagaaaaatattggaGAAAGGAAATGCTGAATAGAGACATTTGCACTTGTGTCTAAATTGAGTCCCTTGTTTGGAAAACTAGACACCAAATAAGTCACTATCTATTATAAGCAGCGAAATTCAAAATACTACACTAATGTTTAAATGAGGTAGATTAGAACAGACTTGGGGAGAGTTCTTttcagaagagagaaattgagaagaattctgaataatttattttatttgtaaagtcGTGAATAAAACAGTGAGGAAGTCATGGGCAATAAGAAATTACTGAATAAGGGAAATACCATGGATACTTACGAGCATCACTTTAAATTAGCTGTTACTACTTACTATAGAAAATGAGAGAATGTCAGCATAGGGGTTCAAATTAAACTAACATACATCTCAATGCCAAGTGACATTCAGGTAGTTTTgttaatcctcaaaaaaaaaaaaaaaacatacaaaactaTAGAATAGCACTGTTAACCCATTTTAATTAAGACATGTCATGCTCAGAGATATTGAATATCTTGTCCAAGATCTGTACTGCTAATAAGACACAGAGTCAAGACTAAATCTAGGTCCTTCAAGCCACTGCTTTTTCCAACTATTGCTCCATAAAGATCCCTTACTAGCAATTAGAATAAAAGGGTAAGAAAACTGGAGCACAATAGGTTTCCATGGCACAGACCTAGAAATTATTAGAATATGCAGGATAGGCTGGGGGAATTAATCCCAGCCCTGAATCTATTGCTTGAAAACGACTTCTGCAAGATAATGGCTTAAAGTTCTTCTGAGCTCCCAGCAGCAAAAACAGCACTTGATATTCacactgctgggggtgggggtgcagggggaaCTGCGTAATTCTTAAGACcgtgtaaaaagaagaaaatgatttaaTTCTAACTTGCCCAATATTGTGTATTATCAACTCCTTTGGGGACTAATAGGAACTTATTCATTTAGATAAACATTGGGGATCTCCAACCAGGGATATCTCATATCGTGAAGatgaaaagtgctttaaaaacatTAGGGCAAACTGAATGAAGAGGATATAGGATGCAATAGTTAGTGCTGGCAATGTCCTCCTGGGAAGCCTTCCAGGGTAAGTGTGCTATGACCTGTTCAAGAATTTTCTTGAGTTAAAATCAGGAAGACTTGGATAGTGTATGTGCCTAACAACTAAGTCAGCACTCTTCTGTTGGTAAACATGGGGTAAGAAGGGGAATGCTTCATCATCTATAGTCTTCAAACAGAGATGGTTCCCCTCCCACAGGTGATGCTCAGTGGTGAGGATCACTCTAAACACAGAGCCTTTGAGGAGAAATGGATGAAATCTGGAGAACCGATAAACTGGAATTTTACCTATTTATTGCAGGAAGAAAGAAGTAGCAGTAACAGAAATCCTTGCTGTTTCTCCATGGTCCCTCCTACAGACTAGGTAtcatctcctctttctttttactgtatgattctattggATGTTTTATACTGCATCCTATCTGTGCCTAGCCACATTCTAAATAATGAATTCTAGAGTCCCTTTGAAAGAATTGAGATTGAGTCTGAGTATATATGTGAAACtgaatgaacaaaatcagaatacTGACTAAATTAGTCCATGTGATACAAAGCAACAGAAAGTCTCCCTCAATTTCCAGCTCATGAACTGTTTACTCATTATCTGAGTTTTAGAGAAAACTGATATCAAAATTCTGGAAGTCCATACTACTCTCCCCtttcaaagaaaattcaaaaaaattatttataatcttttataattgtaaaatataggTTATAAAgatgatttggaaaatacagagaagataaaGGAAATTATAATGCTCCAAATTCCAAATTCCAGAGAAAACCAGTTAACATTTTGGTGTAGTTTCTTCTAACCACAAATATACAATTACAAAACAATCTTTTTTCATGTCATATTATATCTGAGCAGTGTTTCCTGTCCTTAACTCTTCTCAAAGATTACAGTTTGCATTGGTGATAGTATTTGTGATAGTATGGCTTCTCATGTGTTCATGAGCCTCCATCACCACATGCCAGAATTCCAGCATCCTGGAAGAAAAATTTATAGCAACTGTGAAAGCATGATTGAACTTGAAACGTGAGAGTACATGCAAagttgtttcttttctgtttctgttcttttccttttctattccaTTGTTGTATCTTTTAGGGGAATATGTTAAGTAGTAATGCTAAAAACATCTCTGGCTGacttttaggaaaatatttcaagagtTTCACCATTTGGAAGAATTATGTTGATGATGTTAGGCATCTTAATGATGTATTATCTTTAATCTAGAGTAATAAGAGGTTTTACCATGATTGAAtgctgaattctatcaaatacgTGTTCCCACGTAGTAAGATGACAGTGAAGGttatttttatctgtttcctATACTATATTGATAGATTTCCAAGTATTTACTTGGAATtcaataaattcatgaaataaacaCTATCACATCAGTGTAcagttttggaaatattttataatctttgcAGATCCATTCCTATATGTGATTGATCCATAATTTTATTCTATCTTTGACAGTTTGTGGTAAAAAAGTCTATTTAGTTtgatgaaatgattttaaaagtgtTCCATGAATTTTTCACATTGAGACATGTGATATAGCACAGGAATCATTTGTTTCTTGGATGTACAAAATAACTTTTACAAGCATTCTGCCTCAAGGAACCATTTTGAGAGTTCATTGCTCACAATAAGGTCTCTATTACCTACCACAGAATGTGCCATGGTAAGTGTAGTAtaactgaataaatgaaggaTGCTATGAGAGAGGAAAGTAAAAGGTTCTGTGACGGCACATAGGACATTCTTCCCAGAACAACAGGCGAGAAAGTTTCCTAGAAAAGGTAAGATTTAAATTGGGAAGGATGCTTCCACCTTAAGAAAACAGCAGGGACAAATGCTCAAGGAAGAAATAGTGCAGTATTTTGGAAATACTGAAAGAATTCACCACAAACATTGCAGAGAATTGGTGGTAGCAGTAGGGATGAAAAACTACCACATTAGAGTTATATAGGTGTGACAATGTGATTGAGAGGGGTTTAGAAGACTTTTAAAAGCTGTGTTGTATAGCAAGTACACTgattttcattagatttattgTGTCAAGTAGGGAGTCTTAGGTAGGAAGTTTGATGAAAGCTATGGGAGGCGGGGGGAGAATCCATCCAATAACTTCTGCCTTGACATCATCATGGGAAGGAGTTATGGCAAAGAAGTGGGATGAAAGGAAACTGAAGAGGTTAAGACAGGTCTTTCATGATGGGTTGATTCAGTGTGTATGGTGAATTTATTGATTCTACTTTCGCTTATTTTCCCTAGGTTTCGGGAAAATAGGTTTCGGGAAAAAGGACATCCCCTTTCTGGACCTTTTTTGAACAGAAAGAGAGCCATTCCTCCTTCATGCTTCTCTTCAGCACTCCCACCCACCAGGATAAAATGCTAAGTTTAGTACTCTTTTGTTAACAGTAAAAATTAGCTCCtcttccttgtctttcttttcatcttcctccttcttcttaccttcttcctcttcctcctttccttccttcagaATGGTTCTGCTAAAAATATATAGACAGCTGCCTTAACTGATCCCTTTGTGAGAACAAGTCCATGCACCAATGTAAACAGAGACAGGAAAGGAGGTGTAGGAGGAAgggaatattttctaatatactaACAGACTATTGCCAGTATTTTTTTAACCTTACCAAAATCACTGTCTAGGGGATACTCTCCAAGACAAGGAGAAATGATAAGGAAAGGGAATGGAAAGCAAAGAacttttctcttcccctccttACAGGAAGCTAAGGAGTAGTGCCATCTTTGAATAGCCAAGGAATAAGTCTCACATTCTGACTTCAATTTCTCTGGATACAAAAAGACCAAAGCAAATGTATGTTTGTGCTGTGAGGAGAATCAGAATGACATATTCTCGTTCTGCAACCACAACCTAATAAACACAAACTATCACAGCAACAGTATAACAAAGTATAAGACACAGCTCTTTGTATAATGGGTCTATAATCGAACATGAACATCTTAGAGTAAATATCAGACAATTGGAGCACAGTTGAAATTTTAATGATATaagtagtgttttagtttgctaaggctgccagaaggcaatacaccagagatggactggtttttataaaggggatttacttagttacaaaGTTACTAATTTGGGAAGACACACAGGACTCCTGGgcatctctcctggcttctggattcaaagGGCTTTCCCTCGGGTGGttctatctgcatctccaaatgtctgggtcttagCCAGCTCTGAGCTCCTTTCTTCTGATTCCTCCTTTAAAGCCTCATTGATTGAGGAAGGCACTCTccttaaccaactgcagatgtaatcagccatagaaaattccacatgctcatgatttaagtccacaacagAACGCAGCACCaccacctgggcaagttgacaactgaacctaactactacaagcAGTTATAAGTAGTTTCAAATTATAAGTAGATAGAGCTTAACAATTGAAAAGACGAGTTGAGATTGAAAAGGCAGGAAAGTCAAGTATACGGAGCATGAAATATCCAGAAGTGCACACTGATTTGCAGAGTATATATACAAGGCTAAGGGATTCCAGGTGTGTGCTCAATAGATACAAGGGTGAGGCAGagctttcatattattttttatctgaCTATTcctcaaaattgtgaaatttcttgttaaaaatagaaaagaccaggcacaaaagtggaaaaaaatagaGGCTGTGATTCAGTCTTTAGGTTCTCCATCACATCACATATGATCAGGTTCAAAATAAGCAAGTTATTTCAGTGCAGCGAATTACAAAATACATTTCTGTAACAGTCTTCTCTTGCTTAGGGTTAGAAAAAGAACCCATGAGAACTAGTATGGTATAATGGTTAGTAGGACCGACTTTGGAGACAGATGGTTGGATACTGAATTCTAATTCTAtcacttattattttttgtatggatttgaaaaaattacttaaactttattttgtctccattTCTTCCATGCAAAATGGGAATTAAAATGGTACCTGTCTCATAGGGTTACACTGAtagtaaatgagttaatacatgtaatgTGCTTACAACAATGTAATGTGCTGGCAACATAATAGGCGCTTAATAAATATTACCATTATCGGTCTAGCCATATATTGACCTACATGGCCAAAAATAAGAACTAGGGTTGCATTCCAAAGCATTAAATACAAaaagttagagaaaaaaaatgggtaacTACTTATAAAATGATACAAGGTACTAAGAACCAGGTGCAATGATCCTCAGACACTGAACTGGTTAGATAGTCCACTATCTAGGAACAAAAAATGCTTACAGTTTTTCAATCAgggtccaaaatttaaatctcatcattctcaaaaatagctTTTTCCTTTTGACCCAAACAGGCAGACCTAAGAGTtgtaatttataaaatgtatgcatatgtaaatatatacttaaattatgttataataatttattatattttagtaTAATATAATTATAGGTGTCAAATTAGAACCATCTATTGTGCCAGGcacctaatatattttatataatttgattctcacaacaaaCTGCCAAAAGTTATTGCTTTCCCCCTGCAGGCTAGCTGAGGTTCAGAAAAACTAACTTACTGACATCATAGCCAGGATAAATGGCATGCTGCTGAACctatatgatattttaaatgagaCCCAGGTTTATTGAAATgcaatttaatttcaaaatattcattaattaagAGACCCTTATGTATCCACATTTGAAAGTAATATGTacctacattttatttaattacagaACTGACATTTTCCAGCACAATTCCCAGTTTCTGCTGTTGTGTAATCATAACAGAACTCTCAGTGCCTTTGTTTtgtcattaataaaattaatataatatgcataataaataaataatggaagtaaaagtgtttttaaaatctaCACTACAAATTTAATCCCTGAATTCGTGTCTGTTTTTAAACCCTGCAGGTACATGGACAAATGAATTGAGTAATTACTCTGCCATGACCGAATTCTTTCTGGTGGGGCTATCCCAATACCCAGAGCTCCAGCTTTCTCTGTTTGTGCTCTGCCTCATCATGTATCTGATAATCCTCCTGGGAAACAGCCTCCTCATTATCCTTACCATTCTGGATTCCTgcctccacacccccatgtacttcttccttgggAACCTCTCATTCTTGGACATATGCTACACATCCTCATCCATTCCTCCAATGCTCAGCATATTTAGATCTCACAGAAAATCCATCTCTTTCATTGGCTGTGCTCTGCAGATGATTTTCTCCCTTGGCTTGGGCTCCACTGAGTGTATCCTGCTGGCAATGATGGCCTATGACCGGTACATGGCTATCTGCAACCCCCTGAGGTACCCCATCATCATGAACAGGGTGCTATGTGTGCACATGGCTGTATGGTCATGGATTGTTGGCTGTCTGAACTCCCTGGTACAAACAGTCCTAGCAATGACATTGCCTTTCTGTGGAAATAATGTCATCGATCACATTACGTGTGAGATCCTGGCTCTTCTTAAACTCATCTGCTCAGATATCACCATCAATGTGCTTATCATGTCAGTGGCAAGTATTGTTTTACTGATTATTCCTCTGCTGTTAATTTTCATCTCCTATATTTTCATCCTCTATTCCATCCTGAGAATTAATTCtgttgaaggaagaaagaaagcttttTCTACCTGTTCAGCCCACCTGACAGTGGTCATCTTATTCTATGGTTCAGCTCTTCTTATGTACACAAAGCCCAAATCAAAGGTCACAAAAACATCTGATGAGATCATCAGTCTGTCTTATGGAGTGGTCACCCCAATGTTGAACCCCATCATCTATAGCCTGAGGAATAAGGAGATAAAAGAGGCTCTGAAGAAACTCTTCAGCAAACGCTTGCATCTAACATGAAAGGCCTCTTCATTGTAGGATTAGTTCAGGCTTTTGCATTCAAAATGAGGACACAGAATCTAGTGTCAAGAGCTAGTATGATTGTAAAGTCAAATAtgaaatttccattcttttcaacCAGGAATGATAATGTGAATTGTTCTGAATACCATGTTTTCTGCGGGGTTTCTAGCTGTATGCAGTCCTATCAATCGGTCTCATAAAGGGCATATGACTTGTCATCAAGATAAATCTCTCCCCTCTGCCCTCTTGCCTTTCtcccctgtcctttcctttctcatacctctattctctccctctcttttcctgcttttttctctctctctcctctcctccattttctccttctcctttctcccccatctactttctttctccttctatcttatcttttctcagtctctttcctCACTCTCTTTCAATTGGACATCTATTGTTTTTCTTGTCCAGTTTCTCTTCATCTGGTAAAAGAATACATCTTCTTCTTTTGAGGTTCTACCAATTCCCTATTAGTCCATTTGTGCTAGATAGGACTCACCAACCCCACATCCCAACCCTTGTGCCCCGATATAGGGGTAAGCATAGAACAAAGCAAAGACTTAACCAATTAAAGAAGGAAACCCATCTCACTACAGTCATCCATTCAGGGTAGCAAAGAAGCCAAAATACTAAATTGAGTGGATTTTTCAAAAATACTAAATTGAGTGGATTTTCACACTTAGCAACTACGTAGTTCTAACTGATACATTCCTTGCTCTTCTCTCCCCTCATATGTTTGAGGCAAAAGTTATGAGGGTATGACATCTGAATCATCCAAGTTTTCCAGGTTTTAGGGGTTCTCCTttgctttaataaataaattataataatataactttTATTCTGCATTTCTGTGCACTCCACTCACCTCCCCAATCATTTCTGAGGAGTGTATACATCTTTCTAGTTTCTAATGTTCATTTTTGCCTCAGCCAATTATTACTctggattttttcccttattcCTCTCTGTTAATCTTGCAAATATATCTCTGTGTTGCTTAAGCTATTAATTATACATTTTACCACAAAGAACAGACATGAGTCTCACTCAAAAGAACACCTTTTTAGGCTTAGGAATAAAGTAAAGGAACTGTGATgctgtaagaaaaagaaattaatattatatatcaCTGCTCTTAGTATCTATTAGACATATCCATTCACACAAGCCCTCTTaaatccattttcctttttagtaCCTATACTGTTACCAGATTAATAGTGCttatacatttccctcttccaTAAGAATTAACACTTCTCTCAACAATAATGAGAGGATGTACAATTCAAAGGATTCCTCAACAATGTCCTTCCTGATATGGGGAATGGGTCTCCCCAAGAAAAACAGATTGCAGCTTCTACTCTTCTATTCTTTTAGTAAAGTCTCCAGGAACAAACGTGGCATTATTGAAAAATTGGGACTTGAATGCCACAAAGAAATGAGTACGACCTCTCCAGTCCAGCTAACAAGGTATATAAACTTGAACGGATTTAACCTATCAGGTTAAATATATAACCTATTTAACCTATCAAGGTATATAAACTTTAATCTTTATCTCCATTTCCCCTGACATAAAATGTGGACTATAATCATCAGGGAGTTTTATaaggatgagtaagaaaaaaatgtaacctGGACTTTTCATCGTTTTGGCTCATTTCATTCCCTTGCCTTTTCCCATGCAATTCTGCTTCACCTAGGAAGACTATGGGCTCCATGAGGAACCCATTGTTGGGTCCTcattacttagaaaaaaataattattcattgtaatgtgtgttaaatgaataaatgaataaaagattgTCTTTCTAATTCTGAAGGCAAACCAGCTTATTTGCCATTGACTGAAATATCCTAGAAACTGCCATCTCAGCATCTTTGCGTCTGCCAAGTTCTCCATATAAAAGTGCCCTCTCTTTAACCTATCTATAAAAATTCAAGATGCCCCTCAAGAAAGGATGCTCTAACTAAATACCTTTTATTATCTTAGTAActgaacttcatttcttctttctctaagtTAAAGTCCTATAGAAATCTATTTATAGCTTTGggatatttattaatgaagaattACATTCCCTTTGTTTATGTACATAACATATCTGTTGTTCTATTAAAAGGACATTAGAGGAAGGACCTGTCAGTTATTTGTCTTTATAATCCCAGAAGATGTAACAGAGGGCTTTAATCAATAGACTGATACTTTGGATGATCacattttgcctttttgtgtaagatatatggtttttaaatagaatttcctTTCCATAGAATATTATAGTTTCACATATAACTAGTAATATGCCTGGTTAAAAAAACATTCTGTTGTATATATGGTTTTGTTCATTCTGGGCATCAGAAGTATGACTG of the Tamandua tetradactyla isolate mTamTet1 chromosome 2, mTamTet1.pri, whole genome shotgun sequence genome contains:
- the LOC143655823 gene encoding olfactory receptor 13D1-like gives rise to the protein MSSWEAFQGTWTNELSNYSAMTEFFLVGLSQYPELQLSLFVLCLIMYLIILLGNSLLIILTILDSCLHTPMYFFLGNLSFLDICYTSSSIPPMLSIFRSHRKSISFIGCALQMIFSLGLGSTECILLAMMAYDRYMAICNPLRYPIIMNRVLCVHMAVWSWIVGCLNSLVQTVLAMTLPFCGNNVIDHITCEILALLKLICSDITINVLIMSVASIVLLIIPLLLIFISYIFILYSILRINSVEGRKKAFSTCSAHLTVVILFYGSALLMYTKPKSKVTKTSDEIISLSYGVVTPMLNPIIYSLRNKEIKEALKKLFSKRLHLT